The following are encoded in a window of Algiphilus aromaticivorans DG1253 genomic DNA:
- a CDS encoding SDR family NAD(P)-dependent oxidoreductase, with translation MTSKILVTGASRGIGLEIASVLADQQQALALSARGAEVEQRATELAKVSKETVVGLRADLGRPDDAIALADRAAEQLGSLDSLVLNAGLVRTSSLAETSNADIAALFDVNVTATMLLVKAALPWLRKSQNARIVVLAPPPTSNKRWLGAFAPYAVSKLSLSLAVVGLAEELKRYGIAVNGLWPHTLILTDAITHAHNVQAENCRTPRIVADAVSALLALPPRSENGRFFLDEEILRSRGVSDFSHYAVEPGKPLASDTFISQEQAS, from the coding sequence ATGACCAGCAAGATTCTCGTCACCGGGGCATCCCGCGGCATCGGACTCGAAATCGCCAGCGTGCTGGCCGATCAGCAGCAGGCGCTGGCACTTTCGGCGCGTGGTGCCGAGGTTGAGCAGCGCGCCACCGAGCTCGCGAAGGTCAGCAAGGAGACGGTGGTAGGGCTGCGTGCCGATCTGGGGCGACCCGACGATGCCATCGCATTGGCGGATCGCGCTGCCGAGCAGCTCGGCAGCCTCGACAGCTTGGTACTCAATGCCGGTCTGGTGCGTACGTCCAGCCTGGCGGAGACGAGCAATGCCGATATCGCTGCGCTATTCGATGTCAATGTCACGGCAACCATGCTGCTGGTCAAAGCGGCCCTACCCTGGCTGCGCAAATCCCAGAATGCGCGCATCGTCGTGCTGGCTCCGCCACCTACCAGCAACAAGCGCTGGCTGGGCGCTTTCGCGCCCTACGCCGTTTCCAAGCTGTCGCTGTCGCTGGCGGTGGTCGGGCTCGCCGAGGAACTCAAGCGCTACGGTATCGCCGTCAACGGGCTGTGGCCGCACACGCTGATTCTCACCGATGCGATCACGCACGCTCACAATGTCCAGGCCGAGAACTGCCGCACGCCGCGCATCGTTGCTGATGCGGTAAGCGCGCTGCTGGCACTGCCGCCGCGCAGCGAGAACGGTCGCTTCTTCCTTGATGAGGAGATCCTGCGCAGTCGAGGCGTCAGCGACTTCAGCCACTATGCAGTCGAGCCCGGCAAACCGCTGGCCAGCGATACCTTCATTTCCCAGGAGCAGGCCTCATGA
- the tsaB gene encoding tRNA (adenosine(37)-N6)-threonylcarbamoyltransferase complex dimerization subunit type 1 TsaB, with translation MKLLAVDTATPRLVLGLVDGEQRWRSESKSDPQERGALSTLTSRLLAEAGLAASALDVVAIGVGPGSFAGLRNGMAFARALAWALDRPVVAVDSLECTAAAFLGRDGVQRVRVLLDARMQAVYSGEYVGEPAWPEPLQAIVERGLTASIDELAAIEPQGIALVGNALALSGVEPLAQRGWAAFAPQALPTADAMLDIALARVARGEQMRADGLSPRYVRDRVALTREQRAAGERLETPG, from the coding sequence ATGAAGCTGCTGGCCGTCGACACCGCGACGCCGCGGCTGGTGCTCGGCCTTGTCGATGGAGAGCAGCGCTGGCGAAGCGAAAGCAAGTCCGATCCGCAAGAACGGGGCGCGCTCTCGACGCTGACTTCTCGCTTGCTGGCAGAGGCCGGGCTCGCTGCCAGCGCTCTCGACGTGGTGGCGATCGGCGTCGGTCCGGGCAGCTTTGCCGGACTGCGCAACGGTATGGCTTTCGCGCGCGCCTTGGCGTGGGCCCTGGACCGGCCCGTCGTAGCGGTGGACAGCCTTGAGTGCACTGCCGCAGCGTTTCTCGGCCGGGATGGTGTGCAGCGCGTACGCGTGCTGCTGGATGCGCGCATGCAGGCGGTCTACTCCGGTGAATACGTCGGCGAGCCGGCGTGGCCCGAGCCGCTGCAGGCCATCGTCGAGCGCGGGCTCACCGCCAGCATCGACGAGTTGGCGGCAATCGAGCCACAAGGCATCGCGCTGGTGGGCAACGCCCTGGCGCTGTCTGGCGTCGAGCCGCTCGCGCAGCGCGGCTGGGCCGCTTTCGCGCCGCAAGCACTGCCGACAGCCGACGCCATGCTGGATATCGCACTGGCTCGAGTGGCGCGCGGCGAGCAGATGCGCGCCGACGGGCTGTCACCCCGCTATGTGCGTGATCGCGTGGCGCTGACACGCGAGCAGCGCGCGGCCGGGGAGCGGCTCGAGACGCCGGGCTAG
- a CDS encoding ParA family protein: MIRAVFNQKGGVGKTTIVCNLAAVAAARGLRTLVVDLDMQANATRYLLGSDKPESGIADFFASTLNFSLGSASFESYITPSPFERLDVVAASDELEHLQNKLEAKQKVQKLRQALRKLRGYDQIFIDTPPALNFYSRSALIAADEVLIPFDCDDFARQALYALLENIAELREDHNEDLAVGGVIVNQFQARARLPQRMVETLKSEGLPVLEPLLASSVIVRESHEAATPLPWYAPRHRMTEGFGELFSALSRKKR, encoded by the coding sequence ATGATTCGCGCGGTCTTCAATCAGAAGGGCGGTGTCGGCAAGACCACCATCGTCTGCAATCTCGCAGCCGTCGCTGCGGCGCGCGGTCTGCGCACGCTGGTAGTCGATCTGGATATGCAGGCCAATGCCACGCGCTACCTGCTGGGCAGTGACAAGCCGGAATCGGGCATCGCCGACTTCTTCGCCAGCACGCTGAACTTCTCTCTGGGTAGCGCATCCTTCGAGAGCTACATCACCCCCAGCCCCTTCGAGCGGCTGGACGTGGTAGCCGCGAGCGATGAGCTCGAGCATCTGCAGAACAAGCTTGAGGCCAAGCAGAAGGTACAGAAGCTACGCCAGGCGCTACGCAAGCTGCGCGGCTACGACCAGATCTTCATCGATACCCCGCCGGCACTGAACTTCTACAGCCGCTCGGCGCTGATTGCCGCTGACGAGGTATTGATTCCCTTCGACTGCGACGACTTCGCGCGCCAGGCGCTGTACGCCCTGCTGGAGAATATTGCCGAGCTGCGCGAGGACCACAACGAGGATCTCGCTGTGGGCGGCGTGATCGTCAACCAGTTCCAAGCTCGCGCACGATTGCCCCAGCGCATGGTGGAGACCTTGAAAAGCGAGGGGCTGCCGGTGCTGGAGCCGCTTCTGGCCAGCTCGGTGATCGTGCGAGAGTCGCACGAAGCGGCGACCCCCCTGCCCTGGTACGCCCCGCGGCACCGCATGACCGAGGGCTTCGGCGAGCTGTTCAGCGCGCTCTCGCGCAAGAAGCGCTGA
- a CDS encoding ATP-dependent DNA helicase: MAEALGAEKLAAEVDHYLVTGGALARVLPAFRERDAQRRMAAAVAGALDGGDSLLLEAGTGTGKTMAYLLPVLLSGKRAVVSTGTKNLQDQLYHRDLPRLLRVLDQPVRTALLKGRANYLCRYRLKQAAEQPGPDTAAILSLRQFMEASESGELSDYGRMADDDPLRPRVTSTADNCLGTRCPDYDNCFVFAARRRALEADIVVVNHHLLFADFAIREAGFNELLPGAEAVIIDEAHQLPELAAQAFGERLSTRQIAELLRELRQWAGPEHPALGEALDRLAMTLRDLESCCRESDGRVPWADFVQGFGVADSLKALQSALREVGENLGPIADDEEGRRLGERATEQATLLARLMQMDGPAESVEEAADVEDGGSGDEAEELIRWMEPAGQGAAFCASPADVSAAYARAAGGHPGAWIYVSATLSVDGDFSLFRGQLGIDEAAHEEVLPPVFDYARQMQLWLPDNLPPPGDHNHTRALLDAVLPVLQAAEGGAFLLMTTHRAVREAAALLRRAGDFQLFVQNEDDRARLLEGFACSEKAVLIGAASFWEGVDVPGQALRIVVIDKLPFAPPDDPVVQARRAGIAKRGGNAFMDYQLPQAILSLRQGVGRLIRSEADRGLLVLGDPRIQGARYGRKVLAALPEMPRCADSAGAQAYARSLVMEAPV; the protein is encoded by the coding sequence GTGGCTGAAGCCCTGGGTGCCGAGAAGCTCGCTGCCGAGGTTGACCATTATCTGGTGACCGGTGGGGCGCTTGCCCGCGTACTTCCCGCATTCCGCGAGCGCGACGCGCAGCGCCGCATGGCCGCGGCCGTCGCTGGGGCTCTGGACGGCGGCGATTCCCTGCTGCTTGAGGCGGGTACCGGCACGGGCAAGACCATGGCCTACCTGCTTCCGGTACTGCTGTCCGGCAAGCGCGCCGTTGTCAGCACCGGCACCAAGAATCTGCAGGATCAGCTCTATCACCGCGACTTGCCGCGTTTGCTGCGCGTGCTCGACCAGCCCGTGCGGACCGCGCTGCTCAAGGGGCGCGCCAACTACCTCTGCCGTTATCGGCTGAAGCAGGCTGCCGAGCAGCCGGGCCCGGACACCGCAGCGATCCTGTCGCTGCGGCAGTTCATGGAAGCCTCCGAAAGCGGCGAACTCTCCGACTACGGGCGCATGGCGGACGACGACCCGCTGCGACCGCGCGTGACCTCCACGGCCGACAATTGCCTGGGAACACGCTGCCCCGATTACGACAACTGCTTCGTCTTCGCCGCGCGCCGCCGCGCGCTGGAAGCCGACATCGTCGTGGTCAACCACCACCTGCTCTTCGCCGATTTCGCCATCCGAGAGGCTGGCTTCAACGAATTGTTGCCCGGCGCCGAGGCCGTCATCATCGACGAGGCGCACCAACTCCCCGAGCTGGCTGCCCAGGCCTTCGGCGAACGGCTGTCGACCCGACAGATTGCCGAGTTGCTGCGCGAACTGCGTCAGTGGGCCGGGCCGGAGCATCCCGCCCTGGGCGAAGCCCTGGATAGGCTGGCCATGACCCTGCGCGACCTGGAATCTTGCTGCAGGGAAAGCGATGGCCGCGTGCCGTGGGCCGATTTCGTCCAGGGCTTCGGCGTGGCCGATAGCCTGAAGGCTTTGCAGAGCGCGCTCAGGGAGGTGGGCGAGAACCTGGGGCCGATTGCCGACGATGAGGAAGGGCGGCGCCTGGGTGAGCGCGCCACGGAGCAGGCCACGCTGCTGGCCCGGCTGATGCAGATGGATGGCCCGGCGGAAAGCGTGGAGGAGGCGGCGGATGTCGAGGACGGGGGGAGCGGCGACGAGGCCGAAGAACTGATTCGCTGGATGGAGCCAGCGGGGCAGGGAGCCGCCTTCTGCGCCAGCCCGGCCGATGTCAGCGCGGCCTATGCTCGTGCTGCCGGTGGCCACCCCGGCGCCTGGATCTACGTATCGGCCACGCTGTCCGTGGACGGCGATTTCTCGCTCTTCCGCGGCCAGCTCGGCATCGACGAAGCCGCGCACGAGGAAGTACTGCCGCCGGTCTTTGACTACGCGCGGCAGATGCAGCTGTGGCTGCCCGACAATCTGCCGCCACCGGGCGACCACAACCATACCCGCGCGCTTCTCGATGCTGTCCTGCCGGTGCTGCAGGCCGCCGAGGGTGGCGCTTTCCTGCTGATGACCACGCATCGGGCGGTGCGCGAGGCCGCGGCGCTGTTGCGACGCGCAGGCGACTTCCAGCTCTTCGTGCAGAACGAGGACGACCGCGCACGCTTGCTTGAGGGCTTTGCGTGCAGCGAGAAAGCGGTGCTGATCGGCGCCGCCAGCTTCTGGGAAGGGGTCGATGTCCCGGGACAGGCATTGCGCATCGTCGTCATCGACAAGCTTCCCTTCGCGCCGCCGGACGATCCGGTGGTGCAGGCCCGCCGCGCCGGCATCGCCAAGCGCGGCGGCAATGCCTTCATGGATTACCAGCTGCCGCAAGCCATTCTCAGCCTGCGCCAGGGCGTGGGTCGACTGATTCGCAGCGAAGCGGATCGCGGCCTGCTCGTGCTCGGGGATCCGCGCATCCAGGGTGCGCGTTACGGCCGCAAGGTGCTGGCCGCGTTGCCCGAGATGCCGCGCTGCGCCGATAGCGCCGGGGCGCAGGCCTACGCTCGCTCCCTCGTCATGGAAGCGCCGGTATGA
- a CDS encoding SixA phosphatase family protein produces the protein MTLQLYLVRHAKAGFADTGIEDFERALTDRGRRDAVRMAREAARMTTQTQPTLLSSPAVRAITTARRFAEALDVAPRAIRIDARLYEASAGDWIQVLGEQLDATSPLLAFGHNPGISELAGWLCADIRNVSLPTAGLLGLELAIPDWSGIDRDCAHRPLLRAPKDLAPEA, from the coding sequence ATGACGCTCCAACTTTATCTCGTACGCCACGCCAAGGCCGGATTCGCCGATACCGGCATCGAGGATTTCGAGCGCGCGCTCACCGACCGCGGTCGGCGCGACGCGGTACGCATGGCGCGGGAGGCTGCTCGGATGACGACGCAGACACAACCGACGCTGCTCAGCTCGCCCGCGGTCCGCGCCATCACGACCGCCCGTCGCTTCGCAGAAGCGCTCGATGTGGCCCCTCGAGCGATCCGCATAGATGCACGGCTGTACGAAGCCAGCGCGGGTGACTGGATACAGGTGTTGGGCGAGCAGCTCGACGCAACTTCACCGCTGCTCGCCTTCGGTCACAATCCGGGCATCTCCGAACTCGCCGGCTGGCTCTGCGCCGATATTCGAAATGTCTCGCTGCCTACCGCCGGCCTTCTCGGTCTGGAGTTGGCCATTCCGGATTGGTCCGGGATCGACCGCGACTGCGCGCATAGACCGCTGCTGCGGGCTCCGAAGGACCTCGCGCCCGAAGCCTAG
- a CDS encoding class I SAM-dependent methyltransferase: MREPDLPSSTIREAPLLAAADTTSSHSGAALAESLSQRLAAGRRQLIARAVGLHRQRDLRVLDATAGFGRDAMLLAALGAEVDCCERHPAVYAKLREAIVLLPEDVATRMHCHAVDARVLFADARWDVIFLDPMYTPTKKQALPRAAAQALRELVGEDTDADTLLAPARAVALRRVVVKRALRAPPLAGSRPMQSLRGNSIRFDLYAPTAAES; the protein is encoded by the coding sequence ATGCGCGAGCCCGACTTGCCGTCCTCCACGATTCGCGAAGCGCCATTGCTGGCAGCTGCCGACACCACATCATCCCATAGTGGTGCCGCCCTTGCGGAGTCGCTGTCACAGCGCTTGGCAGCCGGACGTCGTCAGCTCATCGCACGCGCGGTCGGCTTGCACCGACAACGCGATCTGCGCGTGCTCGACGCCACGGCAGGCTTCGGTCGCGATGCCATGCTGCTCGCTGCGCTGGGCGCCGAAGTCGATTGCTGCGAGCGGCATCCGGCCGTCTACGCAAAGCTCCGCGAGGCCATCGTGCTTCTTCCGGAAGATGTCGCCACGCGTATGCACTGTCATGCGGTCGATGCCCGCGTGCTCTTCGCCGATGCACGCTGGGATGTCATCTTTCTGGATCCGATGTACACGCCGACGAAAAAGCAGGCGCTACCGCGCGCGGCAGCCCAGGCGCTGCGCGAGTTGGTGGGAGAAGACACCGACGCCGATACGCTTCTGGCGCCGGCGCGCGCGGTCGCGCTGCGACGGGTGGTCGTCAAGCGCGCCCTGCGCGCACCACCGTTGGCAGGATCGCGCCCAATGCAGAGCCTGCGCGGCAACAGCATCCGCTTCGATCTCTACGCACCGACAGCCGCCGAATCATGA
- a CDS encoding tetratricopeptide repeat protein, translating to MKRYAGLLAAALLLAGCASFPEREPTSRPDDDVPSGSTEADDLETGTQEGGGIDTAAYTPPASEPESLQKDYPRGVAEVSGPAVISLHGQARQSAAGGDHASAIALLERALRIEPRNAFVWTALAEQHLAADHYDQAENTAARANGFARGNPYLEARNWRVIADSRRGSGDQSGAAVAHERAEQARMRQGGGG from the coding sequence ATGAAGCGATACGCTGGGCTCCTGGCAGCGGCACTGTTGCTGGCCGGCTGCGCCAGCTTTCCCGAGCGCGAGCCGACCTCGCGCCCTGACGACGATGTGCCCTCGGGCAGCACCGAAGCGGACGACCTGGAAACCGGTACGCAGGAGGGTGGCGGGATCGACACCGCGGCCTATACGCCGCCAGCCTCCGAGCCGGAGTCGCTGCAGAAAGACTATCCGCGCGGCGTCGCTGAAGTCAGCGGGCCGGCGGTCATCAGCTTGCATGGTCAGGCGAGGCAGAGCGCTGCCGGTGGCGATCACGCGTCGGCCATCGCGTTGCTGGAACGGGCGCTGCGCATCGAGCCACGCAATGCCTTCGTGTGGACGGCGCTAGCCGAGCAGCATCTGGCTGCTGATCACTATGATCAAGCAGAGAACACTGCGGCGCGCGCCAATGGCTTTGCGCGCGGGAATCCCTATCTGGAGGCGCGCAATTGGCGCGTCATCGCCGATTCACGGCGCGGCAGCGGCGATCAGAGCGGTGCTGCAGTGGCCCACGAACGCGCTGAGCAGGCGCGCATGCGCCAGGGCGGCGGTGGCTGA
- a CDS encoding MazG nucleotide pyrophosphohydrolase domain-containing protein, whose product MNPSWERAQRTQSTAAAEGFDWPDLDGVFAKLREEVEELAEAAQDAGAQRARRCSDELGDVLFVIARLAQRLDLDAERALEGACERFDSRFAYVMQGAGALPSVGDPARLDAMEARWRAAKDRES is encoded by the coding sequence ATGAATCCGAGCTGGGAACGCGCGCAGCGCACGCAGAGCACGGCCGCCGCTGAGGGCTTCGACTGGCCCGACCTCGACGGCGTCTTCGCCAAGCTGCGCGAGGAAGTCGAGGAACTGGCCGAAGCCGCGCAGGACGCCGGAGCGCAACGCGCCAGGCGCTGCAGCGACGAACTCGGCGATGTGCTCTTCGTCATCGCCCGCCTCGCTCAGCGGCTTGATCTGGATGCCGAGCGCGCGCTGGAAGGGGCGTGCGAACGCTTCGATAGCCGCTTCGCCTATGTCATGCAGGGGGCGGGGGCGTTGCCGTCGGTGGGCGATCCGGCGCGCCTCGACGCCATGGAGGCGCGCTGGCGCGCCGCCAAGGATCGCGAAAGCTGA
- the acnA gene encoding aconitate hydratase AcnA produces the protein MTDSFNVRATLDVGSKQYQYYNLKALEDKFRVSRLPFSYKVLLENLLRKEDGESVTVEDIETFASADLRKLPAKEIAFTPARVLLQDFTGVPCVVDLAAMRDAMTKLGGDAKKINPLCPSELVIDHSVMVDHYGAADSFDLNAKLEFNRNKERYAFLRWGQNALDNFKVVPPDTGIVHQVNIEYLSRVVFDNDGVLYPDSCFGTDSHTTMVNGLGVLGWGVGGIEAEAAMLGQPSTMLMPEVIGVRLTGALPEGATATDLVLTVTEMLRKRGVVEKFVEFFGDGLSELTLADRATIANMAPEYGATCGIFPIDEETLKYLRLTGRTEDQVEVVKAYAQAQGMWREKGEPEAEYSDVLHLELGSIQPSLAGPKRPQDRVLLSDVQANYQQAFEADQAGRPTKGSAKVNYKDQDFQLDDGDVVIAAITSCTNTSNPAVLIGAGLLARNARAKGITVKPWVKTSLAPGSKVVTDYLEKSGLLEDLEALGFYVVGYGCTTCIGNSGPLPEPIAEAVTANNLSVASVLSGNRNFEGRVHQDVRMNYLASPPLVVAYALAGSVDIDLNKDPIGENTDGQPVYLKDIWPKSQEIQDLIASSLNAEMFTTSYGKVFDGDDRWRGLDVPTGDRYEWRDDSTYVQNPPYFEGMTKEVPGLPAIKSARVLALLGDSVTTDHISPAGAIKQDSPAGKYLMENGVKPADFNSYGSRRGNHEVMMRGTFANVRIRNKMVPGVEGGYTKHIPSGEQMAIYDAAMKYQAEGTQLVVIAGKEYGTGSSRDWAAKGTNLLGAKAVIAESFERIHRSNLVGMGVVPLTFKDGQNAENLGLDGSEQIDIEGLEQGAKEVTVKAHKDNGETVTFTARVRIDTPKEWEYNRHGGVLNYVLRELAA, from the coding sequence ATGACGGATAGCTTCAATGTCCGCGCCACGCTTGACGTCGGCTCGAAGCAGTACCAGTACTACAACCTGAAGGCGCTGGAGGACAAGTTCCGAGTCTCCCGCCTGCCCTTCTCCTACAAGGTGCTGCTGGAGAATCTGCTGCGCAAGGAAGACGGCGAATCCGTCACGGTCGAGGACATCGAGACTTTCGCCTCCGCCGACCTGCGCAAGCTGCCCGCCAAAGAGATCGCCTTCACACCGGCGCGCGTGCTGCTGCAGGATTTCACCGGCGTGCCCTGCGTGGTCGACCTGGCCGCCATGCGCGACGCCATGACCAAGCTCGGAGGCGACGCCAAGAAGATCAACCCGCTCTGCCCCTCGGAGCTGGTCATCGACCACTCGGTGATGGTCGACCACTACGGCGCAGCCGATTCCTTCGATCTGAACGCCAAGCTGGAGTTCAACCGCAACAAGGAACGCTACGCTTTCCTGCGCTGGGGCCAGAACGCCCTCGACAACTTCAAGGTCGTGCCCCCGGATACCGGCATCGTCCACCAGGTCAACATCGAGTACCTGTCGCGCGTGGTCTTTGACAACGACGGCGTGCTCTATCCGGACAGCTGCTTCGGCACCGACTCGCACACGACGATGGTCAACGGTCTTGGCGTACTCGGCTGGGGCGTCGGCGGCATCGAGGCGGAAGCCGCCATGCTTGGCCAGCCCTCAACCATGCTCATGCCGGAAGTCATCGGCGTGCGCCTGACCGGCGCGCTGCCCGAGGGCGCCACCGCCACCGACCTCGTGCTCACCGTTACCGAGATGCTGCGCAAGCGCGGCGTGGTCGAGAAGTTCGTCGAGTTCTTCGGCGATGGCCTCAGCGAGCTGACGCTGGCCGACCGCGCCACCATCGCCAATATGGCGCCGGAGTACGGTGCGACCTGCGGCATCTTCCCCATCGACGAAGAAACGCTGAAGTATCTGCGCCTCACCGGCCGCACCGAGGATCAGGTCGAGGTCGTCAAGGCCTACGCGCAGGCACAGGGCATGTGGCGCGAGAAGGGTGAACCCGAGGCCGAGTACAGCGATGTGCTGCACCTCGAGCTCGGCAGCATCCAGCCCTCGCTGGCCGGTCCGAAGCGCCCGCAGGATCGCGTGCTCCTCTCCGACGTGCAGGCCAACTATCAGCAGGCCTTCGAAGCCGATCAGGCCGGCCGTCCCACCAAGGGTTCGGCCAAGGTCAACTACAAGGATCAGGACTTCCAGCTGGATGACGGTGACGTCGTCATCGCCGCCATCACCTCCTGCACCAACACCTCCAACCCGGCCGTGCTCATCGGCGCCGGCCTGCTGGCGCGCAATGCCCGGGCCAAGGGCATCACCGTCAAGCCCTGGGTGAAGACCTCGCTGGCCCCCGGCTCCAAGGTCGTGACCGACTATCTGGAGAAGTCCGGGCTGCTCGAGGACCTTGAGGCGCTGGGCTTCTACGTCGTCGGCTACGGCTGCACGACCTGCATCGGCAACTCCGGCCCGCTGCCCGAGCCGATCGCTGAAGCCGTCACCGCCAACAACCTGTCGGTCGCCTCCGTGCTTTCCGGCAACCGCAACTTCGAGGGCCGCGTCCACCAGGACGTGCGCATGAACTATCTCGCCAGTCCGCCGCTGGTCGTGGCCTACGCACTGGCCGGCAGCGTCGACATCGACCTCAACAAGGATCCGATCGGCGAGAACACGGACGGTCAGCCGGTCTACCTCAAGGACATCTGGCCGAAGTCGCAGGAGATCCAGGATCTCATCGCCAGCTCGCTGAACGCCGAGATGTTCACGACCAGCTACGGCAAGGTCTTCGACGGCGACGACCGCTGGCGCGGGCTCGACGTGCCGACCGGGGACCGCTACGAATGGCGGGACGACTCCACCTACGTGCAGAACCCTCCCTACTTCGAGGGCATGACCAAGGAAGTTCCCGGCCTGCCGGCGATCAAGTCTGCACGTGTGCTGGCGCTGCTGGGCGATTCGGTGACCACCGACCACATCTCCCCCGCCGGCGCCATCAAGCAGGATTCCCCGGCCGGAAAGTACCTCATGGAGAACGGCGTCAAGCCTGCCGACTTCAACAGCTACGGCTCGCGTCGCGGTAACCACGAGGTCATGATGCGCGGTACCTTCGCCAACGTCCGCATCCGCAACAAGATGGTACCGGGCGTCGAGGGCGGCTACACCAAGCACATCCCGAGCGGTGAGCAGATGGCCATCTATGATGCCGCCATGAAGTACCAGGCCGAAGGCACGCAGCTGGTCGTCATCGCCGGCAAGGAATACGGCACCGGCTCGTCGCGTGACTGGGCGGCCAAAGGCACGAATCTGCTCGGCGCCAAGGCCGTCATCGCCGAGTCCTTCGAGCGCATCCACCGCTCGAATCTGGTCGGCATGGGCGTTGTTCCGCTGACCTTCAAGGACGGCCAGAACGCCGAGAATCTCGGCCTGGACGGCAGTGAGCAGATCGATATCGAAGGGCTCGAGCAGGGCGCGAAGGAAGTCACCGTCAAGGCGCACAAGGACAACGGGGAAACCGTCACCTTCACCGCCCGCGTTCGAATCGACACGCCGAAGGAGTGGGAATACAACCGCCACGGCGGCGTGCTCAACTACGTGCTGCGCGAACTCGCAGCCTGA
- a CDS encoding CoA pyrophosphatase, with translation MSGAATIRGALGPAPEALPPDVVRPLCELELPLGLDRLVTPKRLSGFKRAAVLVPLLQRESGLTVLFTRRADHLRAHRGQVSFPGGRFEPQDDQLIITALRETEEEIALPRDRVEIIGHLDDYPTLTRYLITPVVGLVSDPPDLRADENEVAEIFEIPLSHLLLPESFRRRIVTRDGLRVPFFEIAYEDRIVWGATAGMLWNLHNKLKS, from the coding sequence GTGAGTGGCGCGGCGACCATCCGCGGTGCTCTGGGGCCGGCACCTGAAGCCTTGCCGCCGGATGTGGTGCGGCCGCTCTGCGAGCTTGAGCTGCCATTGGGGCTCGACCGGCTGGTCACGCCCAAGCGTCTGTCAGGCTTCAAGCGGGCGGCCGTGCTCGTGCCTCTGCTGCAGCGCGAAAGCGGGCTTACCGTGCTCTTTACCCGGCGTGCGGATCATCTGCGCGCACACCGCGGCCAGGTGAGCTTCCCGGGCGGGCGGTTCGAGCCGCAGGACGACCAGCTCATCATCACGGCGCTGCGCGAAACCGAAGAAGAGATCGCCTTGCCCCGTGACCGCGTCGAGATCATCGGCCATCTCGACGACTACCCGACCTTGACGCGTTATCTGATTACGCCGGTAGTGGGACTAGTAAGCGACCCCCCGGATCTCCGTGCAGACGAGAACGAGGTGGCCGAGATTTTCGAGATCCCGCTGTCGCACCTGTTGCTGCCTGAGAGTTTTCGCCGCCGCATCGTGACTCGCGACGGCCTGCGCGTGCCTTTCTTCGAGATTGCCTATGAGGACCGTATCGTCTGGGGCGCAACCGCCGGCATGCTGTGGAACCTGCACAACAAGCTGAAATCATGA